The DNA segment gttgctagtaagtttggaataaaacctcaGTTGGTTAAACCTTTTAAGGTCCACACCTATTGGGGACCCAGTGATAGCTAGGCGAGTATATAGAgattgtataatagtagttcatagtcGATCTATAGTAGCTGACCTAAtcaagttagatatggtagaatttgatgttataatgggtctggattggttggcttcttgttatgacaatgttgattgtagatcaaagatggtCCTATTCCAATTTCTAGGGGATCCTGTTTTGGAATGGAAAGGTAATACAGCATTgcgtagatttatttcctatcttaaggcaaggaagatgatcaaaaagggctatatttatcacttagttcgggttcaggatgtgaaagtagagtcaccaaccattcaatcTATCCCTgcggttaatgagtttcccgatggtTTTCCCGATGAACTTCCAGGTCTTcagccagagcgagaaattgagtttgctattgacctactaccaagtactcaaccaatatctattcctccctatagaatggcccccgcagagctaaaagagttgaaggaacaacttaaggacttgcttgaaaaaggctttatcaagTCTAGTACATCACAGTGGGGAGCACCTGTCTTATTTGTGAGTAaaaaagatggttccttacggatgtgtattgattatagatagttgaataaggtgacgaccaagaataagtatccactcctgaggattgatgatttatttgattagttgcaaggtaccaagtgtttttcaaagatagacctTGAGGTTTGGGTACCATCATataagggttaaggagaaggatattccgaAAATAGCATTCAGGaccagatacgggcactttgaatTTCATATTATGTCATTCGATTTGACTAATTCCCCAACagtatttatggatttgatgaaccgtgtgttcaaaCACTTTCTAGATTTGTTCATAATTGTAATTATTGATGACATATTAGTGTATTCACATTTAGAgactgagcatgcagatcatttgCATACCGTGCTCAaagttctacaaaaaggaaagttatatgcaaaattctctaagggTGAATTCCAGTTGAGTTCTGTAGATTTCCTTGGGCATGTCATTTCAAGTGAAGGTATCAGGgttgatacacaaaagattgaggcactaaagacttggcctagacccacgacACTGATAGAagttcgtagctttctcggtttggcaggttattacagtagatttgtagagggattttcctctctttcagcacctttgacaaagttgactcagaaggggcAACATTTCAATGGACTGATacttgcgaacggagtttccatgcattgaaggacagattaacttcagcaccggttctaatgcTCCcaaaagggaccgatggttatgctATCTATTGTGACGTTTcgggcattggattgggttgtgtactGATGCAACATGGTAAAGTTGTAACTtgtgcttctagacaactaagaaatcacgagaagaattatctgacccacgatttagagttagtcgTGGTGATTCATGCACCAAAGATGTGGAGGcgctacttgtatggcattcatattgatatctatatggatcataagGGCCTCtggtatatcttcaagcaaaaggaattgaatttacatcaaagaagatggttggagctacttaaagactatgacgttgatattttataccatccggggaaggcgaacgtagtagccgacgccctcagccgtagatctatgggtagcctatcatatttacagccagataagaggggaatagcccatgagattcATTATCTAGCTAGTCTTTAAGTtcagttactggactcaggttATATCGGAGTTATTATTCATGATATGGCaccatcctctttagtaactaaagTGAAGGAACGCCAGTACATGGATCGTgtattagttcattatagggatacaaCCCCTCGaaaggagaagacaccgtttaAAATTACAGAATATGGGGTCTTCAAATATTAAGGatgattatgtgtccctaatatTGCAGGGCTacatcggcaggttatgggagaaactcactagtCTCGTTATTCCATTCATCTAGGagaaacaaagatgtatcatgatataaaggaaatatattggtgggacggaatggaAAAGGATATAGTAGTGTTCGGTGTTATATGCCCTAACTTTCAGTAGGTCAAAACTGAGCATAAAAAAcctggtggattattgcaggctatgtagattccgacttggaaatagAAGTAATGAATATGGATTTCATTCTAGGTTTACCTCGTACCAACGTAAGTTCGATtctatatgggtgattgttgatagatTTATAAAATCAGACTATTTTATGCCTAGTAGGACTACATATTTcgtagaggattatgcaaggctttacaCTAACGAGTAGTATCAATTTAtggtgtccctatatctattatctcggatagaggatcTCAGCTTACAGCTAATTTCTTGAGGTCCTTCagaaaaggattggggactcaggtaagtcttagcacaacatttcatccctagacagACGGATAgactgagcgtactattcagacacgtGAGGATATGTTACAggcttgtgtgatagacttcaagggtagctaggatgatcatctgccgcttattgagtttgcgtataataatagctatcattctagtattcagatggctccatacaaaGATCTTTACGGACGAAGGTGTATGTCGCCTATAGGatggttcgatgttggagaaactaagttagtaggaccagaattggtacaaTAGGTAATTGAGAAgattaagcttatacaggaaaggcAATTAGCAGCTCAAAGCCGTCAGAAGTCTTATACAGATAATCGACATCGAGACTTGGAGTTTCTGGTTAATGATCGGGTATTCCTAAAAGTATCATTGatgaaaggcattatgaggttcgaaaagaaaggaaaacttagccctcaATACGTTGGACCATATAAGATTATACGTAAGGTAGGCCAagtagcatatgagttagacttgcctTCTAACTTGGAATCTATACATCTAGTATTTCATGCGTCTATGCTCTGTAAATGTATTGGAGATCCTTTCAGAGTTGTGTCAGTTGATGATGTTCATGTCACAGAACAACTATGATATGAGAAAAATCCCATTGCTATATTAGACAGATAGGTTCAGAGATTGAGGACTAGAGAAGCAGCATcagtgaaagtactttggagaaacaataatgtggaagaaatgacttgggaagcCAACTaagacatgaagtctaggtaTCCtcacttatttcttctttcaaaaaaggATCTGATTGAGATATCACAGCCTTAAGGTGCGTGTTTGAATTCTTGTATTAGTTATTatcattggtcgtgtgaggccattatCGTGAGTGAGAATTGTCGCAGTATGTGGGGTCGAATTATTGAGTTCTCTACATGAAGGACTGATAGTATTACTCTTACAAAGGTGAATCTGCCAAAATTAATATGGATCCCGAGAAGCTAaacatttgaggatgaatgtttctaaggggggaggATTTTACATCTCGCgatttcgtacgttaaagtttcatctttAGTTAAtcgacatagactcggggatgagattatcttgagtttATAAGTATTTATTCCATTTATAACAAGAGATAAGAAAGTGTCGTGAAGGTTAAAAggtaaacgaatcaaagaaaGTGAGTTTTGTCGAAGTTTGTCAATATGGGATAGAATACGCTCCGAGCTATaatatccggtatttatggactagtgccatacaaggtaccccatAACCACGATAGTAGGGTACATAAAGTgagttaaaagtgagtagtattttaagtaatttgagataattcttaattatgtggacaAAAGGGTAATTAATGacttttagtgggagattaattaaaatatttggaTAATTAGAGGACCCCAAACGTGGCAGCTCCCCCTTCCCATCTAGTGACTCTTAATAAAGAGAGAAAGGTGGCATATTTTAAAGAAGAAATGTGACACAAGTCTTGAAAGGTGGGGCCCACACCACTAATACATTAAAATCCATTCTCTAATTCACTTAAAGAGATGTGGATATCTCTTTAACatcttgtttaccgtgaaaatggtaataacaattaaatttatttatgggattctaaaaatgtgtgatctatttttatgataGTTTGTTAGGCAGCTGATGCTATGTGTGTGAGACTTAGGAACGAAATGAGAGCAGTGAGCGAAGTGGTATGCAAACTGATAGGCCAATTATCGGTGCCTCGGGCTTGTCGATTTGGGACCTCGAGGCCGATTTCGAAGCTTGGAAAGGAGATATCAAAGGCAGTTGCTATgcgactaacagttataataaaattaacggaggctctttatggttggtgataagcaataaatgaggaacaaatacgaagataataaatgaaagcgaTAATAtcgagagaatgtgttagagagaaaatagaatgttcttgtatattacGTGTGGAATAATTGAAGCAatagccccttacaaagtggcaaggatcccctttatataggaggggaattccATCATAAtacaacaagcattaattacaaagatacggAGATGTGACAattagatgacaccctgattcgggtcttagagtagctctctaggctctgtcagtcctagccacgtgccttgggaactccccgttTCTATCGTGGTCGTGGTCAACATTATCCCAAGACCGAGTGacgacgaacctcgagggaggagactcgatcataaccttgtagcctcgagacttcgagatggtcttctgaggttctttgataatgagaaattggaccttccgatttcaccgtatacagatagtccccgcatttcttagagaggATCGATAAGAAACGATCTTGACAGTCGATTCCTCGAACTTCCTGTAATGAAACCATACTGATGATGCAAGCCTCCGCGATTATTGAAACGTCCCGTCATTTAACTTTTCCAGGATCATTCCAAGCATTTCGGTTTCTCATTCTTCAAAGCCATAATGTTTCTATCGATTCAGCTCCCAAAGACGTGCTAAATGCGCCTGTCCTTACGTCTTTCAAGGGCAATAATTGTGCCATCGGTTATGCTGCCTCTCTTTATATAAATGGGAACCTCCTGGGACCAACTTTTCATCCAAATATCTTCTCGCATCTATCTATTCTTCTCTTCTTACTATCCTTATCCATTGTTTACCATGTTTGAGGCCTAAGGCCTCAAGGTTATACGGTAGCGCTTCTATGAGTTATGTCATGTC comes from the Nicotiana sylvestris chromosome 4, ASM39365v2, whole genome shotgun sequence genome and includes:
- the LOC138889678 gene encoding uncharacterized protein, with the protein product MVEFDVIMGLDWLASCYDNVDCRSKMVLFQFLGDPVLEWKGNTALRRFISYLKARKMIKKGYIYHLVRVQDVKVESPTIQSIPAVNEFPDGFPDELPGLQPEREIEFAIDLLPSTQPISIPPYRMAPAELKELKEQLKDLLEKGFIKSSTSQWGAPVLFVSKKDGSLRMCIDYR